The following are encoded in a window of Clarias gariepinus isolate MV-2021 ecotype Netherlands chromosome 8, CGAR_prim_01v2, whole genome shotgun sequence genomic DNA:
- the ndufaf1 gene encoding complex I intermediate-associated protein 30, mitochondrial → MALSGRLLKPSGISWRHLFQLHITCPVTVNIRTVYERDYRRPGQAPDTRWPWQKINFDFSKGVEGVKKHFGLLKDELMERWSGPEGRPLEVHMLEQTRVLWEFRGPESISQWVVTSDREIGGRSEAYIKLGRNNSTCMLYGSLCSAPPRDGETRYSGYCTLRSKQPRSSFDRKKHFDWSNFNTLYLRIRGDGRPWMVNISAETYFSHQRDDMYSYFMYTRGGPYWQDVKIPFSKFFLSSRGRVQDDQHALWLDKVNTIGFTLGDKADGPFQLEIDFIAVCNDRAHIEEFAYELYKRNPEV, encoded by the exons ATGGCCCTGTCAGGGAGGCTACTGAAACCCTCTGGGATATCCTGGAGGCATCTCTTTCAACTGCACATCACCTGTCCTGTCACAGTGAACATCCGAACTGTGTATGAACGGGACTACCGCAGACCAGGCCAGGCTCCGGACACACGATGGCCCTGGCAGAAGATAAATTTTGACTTTTCAAAGGGTGTGGAGGGGGTAAAGAAGCACTTTGGGCTCCTGAAGGACGAGCTCATGGAGCGCTGGTCAGGACCCGAGGGACGGCCGCTGGAGGTGCATATGTTGGAGCAGACGCGTGTGCTGTGGGAGTTCCGTGGCCCAGAGTCAATCAGTCAGTGGGTGGTCACCTCGGACAGGGAGATCGGTGGCCGCAGTGAGGCCTATATAAAACTGGGAAGGAATAATTCCACTTGCATGCTGTATGGCTCTTTGTGCTCGGCTCCACCACGGGATGGAGAGACACGCTACAGCGGATACTGCACTCTGCGCTCCAAACAGCCTCGG TCTTCATTCGACAGAAAGAAGCACTTTGATTGGTCAAACTTTAACACGCTGTATTTGCGTATCCGTGGAGACGGGAGGCCGTGGATGGTGAACATCTCAGCAGAGACTTACTTCTCTCACCAGAGAGATGACATGTACAGCTACTTCATGTACACTCGAGGGGGTCCGTACTGGCAGGACGTCAAG ATCCCCTTTTCTAAATTTTTTCTCTCAAGCCGTGGGAGAGTACAGGACGACCAGCACGCCCTCTGGCTCGACAAG GTGAACACTATCGGCTTCACGCTGGGAGACAAAGCGGACGGACCGTTTCAGTTAGAGATCGACTTCATCGCTGTGTGTAACGACCGCGCTCACATAGAGGAGTTCGCGTATGAACTCTACAAGAGGAACCCGGAAGTTTAA